From Oceanipulchritudo coccoides, the proteins below share one genomic window:
- a CDS encoding serine/threonine-protein kinase: MKKNRKIHQGGFGAVYEATNANGEIVALKEFSPNFTIATLAEKIKLTKRFVREVRTQSQMPRELFIPIIEHDLKIDPPWYAMPLASKTLIDEISESKNNSTIPVEALADILNALEYMHERSYVHRDLKPGNVLFHDGRWKLSDFGLVLPPKGETTKLTSYDSNWGSQNYCAPEQAIAFKKVGPEADIYAFGCILHDIFGSGSRIPFQQYDAIGPVGRIIRKCTEVEPSKRFNSITNLRNNLLTLLSKTGVTTNLTANADEWLRRLKEEASWNQESIDDFVYFINKDFDLNSENPFLKEIDEDALESAKNISDEIFSALAECICNWAHGTFIFAYCDVLAMKLVKIFDLGELDTKSYAVLALAALGSSHNRWFVMERLLRITGHSLEDDIAERIAMEISIEERSHDFQACAERISRTINHYHPQIAETINSYNNS, from the coding sequence ATGAAAAAGAATCGAAAAATACATCAAGGCGGCTTCGGTGCAGTATATGAAGCGACAAACGCAAATGGCGAAATCGTTGCGCTGAAAGAGTTCTCTCCTAATTTTACGATAGCGACCCTTGCCGAGAAGATTAAACTTACTAAACGATTCGTTCGCGAGGTCAGGACCCAATCCCAAATGCCACGCGAACTATTCATTCCGATAATCGAACATGATCTTAAAATAGACCCACCTTGGTATGCAATGCCATTAGCGTCGAAGACTCTAATAGACGAAATATCTGAGTCCAAAAACAATTCTACGATTCCAGTCGAAGCTCTTGCAGATATTCTAAACGCACTGGAGTATATGCACGAAAGAAGCTATGTTCACCGCGATCTAAAGCCTGGCAACGTCTTGTTCCACGATGGCAGATGGAAACTCTCAGATTTTGGCTTGGTTCTACCGCCTAAAGGAGAAACCACGAAACTCACATCATATGATTCTAACTGGGGTAGCCAAAACTACTGCGCTCCCGAGCAAGCAATTGCTTTCAAGAAGGTTGGGCCAGAGGCAGATATTTACGCCTTTGGTTGTATTCTCCATGACATTTTCGGATCGGGAAGCCGAATACCTTTTCAGCAGTACGACGCTATTGGCCCTGTCGGAAGGATAATTAGAAAATGCACTGAAGTAGAACCTTCTAAAAGGTTCAATTCTATTACGAACCTACGAAACAATCTACTCACGCTACTTTCGAAGACTGGAGTTACCACAAATCTCACCGCCAATGCAGATGAGTGGTTACGCAGGTTGAAGGAGGAAGCCAGTTGGAATCAGGAAAGCATAGATGATTTTGTATACTTTATAAATAAAGATTTTGATCTCAATTCGGAGAATCCTTTTCTAAAGGAGATCGACGAAGACGCTTTGGAATCAGCTAAAAACATAAGCGACGAGATTTTTTCGGCACTCGCTGAGTGCATTTGCAATTGGGCTCACGGAACGTTCATATTTGCATACTGCGACGTTCTAGCCATGAAACTAGTGAAGATTTTTGATCTAGGCGAACTTGATACAAAATCTTATGCAGTCCTGGCATTAGCGGCACTAGGTAGTAGCCATAACCGCTGGTTTGTCATGGAACGGTTATTGAGGATAACTGGCCACAGTCTTGAAGATGATATTGCGGAAAGAATAGCCATGGAAATATCCATAGAAGAAAGATCACACGATTTCCAAGCATGCGCTGAAAGAATAAGTCGCACCATCAACCACTACCACCCACAAATAGCCGAAACCATAAATAGTTATAATAATTCATAA
- a CDS encoding Eco57I restriction-modification methylase domain-containing protein, with protein MPPPEAIHKLVENFSTHIEHYKSSGYNETELRREYLDPFWKALGWDIDNEQGYADAYKDVIHEDAIKVGGYTKAPDYCFRIGGTRKFFLEAKKPSVSIKSDDKPAYQLRRYAWSAKLPLSVLSDFEELAVYDTRIRPYPKDGPAKARTFFCTYEDYIEKWDEIAAIFSREAVLKGSFDKYADTSKKKRGTAEVDDAFLEEIERWRDVLARNFALRNPNLSVRDLNYAVQKTIDRIIFLRICEDRGTEDYGRLNILQNGKNAWPRLNELFRRADERYNSGLFHFSEEKNRNDAPDRLTPGLALDDKVLKDIIKHLYYPDSPYEFSVLPADILGQVYEQFLGKTIRLTGSHQAKIEEKPEVRKAGGVYYTPTYIVDYIVANTLGCLLNGDEPNNKRPIPVSQAAKLKVCDPACGSGSFLIVAYQYLLDWHRDQYTLDPETGEEDEGKIKRHSAGKNPNIYQANGGGWKLTTPERKRILLNNIYGVDIDSQAVEVTKLSLLLKVLEGETQQQLQRDFISERQRILPDLGDNIQCGNSLIGPDFYEDEQLQLLEDEAKYRINVFDWESAFPVVFNQGGFDCVIGNPPYVRMELFKEVKIYLRSRYKCHDERSDLYAYFMEKGHNLLSPSGRFGFIVSNKFLRAAYGTPLRRFLLGNFKPSIIADFAGKKVFKGATVRTVSYISSKDDLNNFDYVPVPDTETFNLINSGSIDYCAWASDNKIQLNIDHLGSQPWTLSNPRISALMDRVSNLLPSLGEYAKGLVGMGIKSGCNQAFLISSEVREKLISENGKCAEVIKPFVNGREIRRYELNPKETFLLYMHHGIDTSNLSNLLEYLKPFKDKLESRATKQAWYELQQPQLKYSNLLEQPKIIFPDMAVSPRFMLDEDGYYTANTAYFIAKADKFLLGILNSKLGYTIFKELCAGLEGGNETYLRFFGQYLEKFPIRPIDFDNPDDVARHDKMVSLVERMLALHEQRTGESNPNTLKQIETQITGTDRQIDRLVYELYGLTSDEIQLVEQGATGNG; from the coding sequence ATGCCACCCCCCGAAGCGATTCATAAACTGGTCGAGAATTTCTCAACCCATATTGAGCACTACAAGTCATCCGGCTACAATGAGACGGAATTGCGGCGTGAATACCTTGATCCTTTCTGGAAAGCTCTTGGTTGGGATATCGACAACGAACAGGGCTATGCCGATGCCTACAAGGATGTTATCCACGAAGACGCGATCAAAGTAGGCGGCTACACCAAAGCGCCTGACTATTGCTTTCGGATCGGCGGCACCCGCAAGTTTTTCCTCGAAGCCAAAAAGCCCTCCGTTTCCATCAAATCCGACGACAAGCCCGCCTACCAGCTCCGCCGCTACGCCTGGAGCGCCAAGCTCCCGCTTTCGGTGCTTTCCGACTTCGAGGAACTAGCGGTTTACGATACACGTATCCGCCCATATCCGAAAGACGGTCCGGCCAAGGCGCGCACTTTCTTCTGCACCTACGAGGACTATATCGAGAAGTGGGACGAGATCGCCGCCATTTTCTCCCGCGAGGCTGTGCTCAAGGGCTCCTTTGACAAGTACGCCGACACCTCAAAGAAAAAGCGCGGCACTGCCGAAGTGGATGATGCCTTTCTCGAAGAGATTGAGCGCTGGCGGGATGTTCTGGCGCGTAACTTTGCCCTTCGAAATCCAAACCTTTCCGTGCGCGACCTCAACTATGCCGTGCAGAAGACGATTGACCGGATAATCTTCCTCCGCATCTGCGAGGACCGCGGCACCGAAGATTACGGGCGGCTCAACATCCTTCAAAATGGCAAAAACGCTTGGCCACGCCTCAACGAACTTTTCCGGCGTGCCGACGAACGCTACAACTCCGGCCTCTTTCACTTCAGTGAGGAGAAAAATCGCAACGACGCCCCTGACCGTCTAACCCCCGGTCTCGCCCTCGACGACAAAGTGCTTAAGGACATTATCAAGCACCTCTACTATCCGGACTCGCCTTACGAGTTTTCCGTGCTCCCGGCCGACATTCTCGGCCAGGTTTACGAGCAGTTCCTTGGCAAGACGATCCGCCTGACCGGCAGTCACCAGGCCAAGATCGAGGAAAAGCCAGAAGTGCGCAAAGCGGGCGGCGTTTACTATACCCCCACGTATATCGTTGACTACATTGTGGCCAACACCCTCGGCTGCCTCCTCAATGGCGACGAACCGAACAACAAAAGGCCCATCCCGGTTTCCCAGGCTGCCAAGCTCAAAGTCTGCGATCCGGCTTGCGGTTCCGGCTCCTTCCTCATCGTGGCTTACCAATACCTGTTAGACTGGCACCGTGACCAATACACGCTGGACCCGGAAACCGGCGAGGAGGACGAGGGCAAGATCAAGCGTCACAGTGCCGGTAAAAACCCCAATATCTACCAGGCAAATGGCGGTGGCTGGAAGCTAACCACTCCCGAGCGAAAGCGCATCCTCCTCAATAATATCTACGGAGTCGATATCGACAGCCAGGCCGTCGAGGTGACCAAGCTCTCCCTCCTCCTCAAAGTCCTCGAAGGCGAGACTCAGCAGCAGCTCCAGCGCGACTTCATCAGCGAGCGCCAGCGCATCCTTCCCGACCTCGGGGACAACATTCAGTGCGGCAACTCTCTCATTGGTCCCGACTTCTACGAGGACGAACAATTGCAGCTTCTCGAGGATGAGGCTAAATACCGCATAAACGTCTTCGACTGGGAAAGTGCTTTCCCGGTAGTTTTCAACCAGGGCGGCTTCGACTGCGTGATCGGTAATCCGCCGTATGTGCGGATGGAACTGTTTAAAGAGGTTAAAATTTATCTTCGCTCGCGTTACAAATGTCACGATGAACGCTCCGATTTATACGCGTATTTCATGGAGAAGGGGCATAACCTACTAAGTCCGAGTGGGCGTTTTGGATTTATAGTTTCCAATAAATTTCTTCGGGCTGCTTACGGAACTCCACTACGCCGCTTTCTACTTGGGAATTTCAAGCCTTCGATCATAGCTGATTTTGCAGGGAAAAAAGTATTCAAAGGAGCAACCGTTCGGACTGTATCCTATATAAGTTCAAAAGATGATTTAAATAATTTTGATTACGTGCCGGTTCCAGATACTGAGACTTTTAACTTAATAAATTCAGGATCAATCGATTATTGCGCATGGGCATCTGACAACAAAATCCAGTTAAATATCGATCACTTGGGTTCCCAGCCTTGGACTTTATCTAATCCTCGCATTTCTGCCCTTATGGATAGGGTAAGCAACTTGCTTCCTAGTCTTGGCGAGTATGCAAAAGGCCTTGTAGGAATGGGTATAAAATCTGGTTGCAACCAAGCATTTTTGATTTCATCCGAGGTGCGTGAAAAACTGATTTCGGAGAACGGCAAATGTGCCGAGGTAATAAAGCCATTTGTTAATGGTCGAGAAATTCGTCGTTATGAATTGAACCCAAAAGAAACATTTCTCCTCTATATGCATCATGGAATTGATACTTCGAATTTATCTAACTTGCTGGAATACTTAAAACCCTTTAAAGATAAATTGGAATCTAGAGCTACTAAGCAGGCTTGGTATGAGCTTCAACAACCACAGCTCAAATATTCGAATCTACTAGAACAACCAAAAATTATCTTCCCAGACATGGCAGTTTCTCCGCGATTCATGCTTGATGAAGATGGTTACTACACTGCCAACACAGCTTACTTTATTGCTAAAGCAGATAAATTCTTGCTTGGGATCTTAAATTCAAAGCTAGGATATACCATTTTTAAGGAGTTATGCGCAGGGCTTGAAGGCGGGAATGAAACGTACCTTCGGTTCTTTGGACAATATTTGGAAAAATTTCCGATTCGCCCGATCGATTTCGACAATCCCGACGACGTGGCGAGGCACGACAAGATGGTGTCACTGGTCGAGCGGATGCTTGCGCTACACGAACAGAGGACCGGAGAGAGTAACCCGAACACGCTCAAGCAAATTGAAACGCAGATCACCGGAACCGACCGGCAGATTGACCGCTTGGTATACGAATTATACGGGCTGACCTCCGATGAGATTCAGCTAGTTGAACAAGGCGCGACAGGTAACGGCTAA
- a CDS encoding cupin domain-containing protein: protein MRINKNDVPVKISVPGATARQEFNFGDASDYGNMAGEYFSLNAGVDFAPLLKGLDNDLCHSPHWGYLIAGEIVVTYADGSEETVGTGDLFYWPPGHTIRITADSEVILFSPQHEHCAVVDHVKAQLGA, encoded by the coding sequence ATGCGGATCAACAAGAACGACGTCCCCGTCAAAATCAGCGTTCCGGGAGCAACTGCCCGGCAGGAATTCAACTTTGGAGACGCCTCCGATTATGGCAACATGGCGGGTGAATACTTCTCCCTCAACGCGGGTGTGGACTTCGCCCCCCTCCTCAAGGGTCTGGACAATGACCTCTGCCACTCCCCGCACTGGGGCTACCTGATCGCCGGCGAGATCGTTGTCACCTACGCCGATGGCAGCGAGGAAACGGTCGGCACCGGCGACCTCTTCTACTGGCCCCCTGGACACACCATCCGGATCACCGCCGATTCCGAGGTGATCCTCTTCAGTCCCCAGCATGAGCACTGCGCGGTTGTCGACCACGTGAAGGCCCAATTGGGGGCCTGA
- a CDS encoding YraN family protein — protein MENDRQATGEWGERVAERYLRKREGMRFLERRWIHEHGELDLVMRRETVMVFVEVRVRTGEANALAAYQSIGRHKWRVLRRTALAYLRQCRWRPEAVRFDVVGIRRTGAGKFQDLTHWENVGTFGPRFRF, from the coding sequence ATGGAGAATGATCGACAAGCCACTGGCGAATGGGGGGAACGCGTTGCGGAGCGGTATTTACGGAAGCGTGAAGGGATGCGTTTTCTGGAGCGGCGCTGGATTCATGAACACGGGGAGCTGGACCTGGTAATGCGGCGGGAGACGGTGATGGTGTTTGTGGAGGTACGGGTACGGACCGGGGAGGCGAATGCCTTGGCGGCGTACCAGAGCATTGGGCGTCACAAGTGGCGGGTGCTGAGGCGGACGGCTTTGGCGTATTTGCGGCAGTGTCGGTGGCGTCCGGAGGCGGTACGGTTTGACGTGGTGGGGATCCGGCGGACTGGGGCGGGGAAGTTTCAGGACCTGACGCACTGGGAGAACGTGGGGACCTTCGGACCGAGGTTCCGATTCTGA
- a CDS encoding GxxExxY protein: protein MNENEIGKIVVDAAVKLHMATGPGLFESVYEVLLSQMLAERGLRIERQVIIPIQLDGLFFKEGFRADIIVEKKVIIELKSVEKTCPAHNKQLLTYLKLSGVKLGFLLNFGEPRMKDGITRLINGSL from the coding sequence TTGAATGAGAATGAGATTGGGAAGATTGTTGTGGATGCGGCTGTAAAGCTTCATATGGCGACGGGACCGGGATTGTTTGAAAGCGTTTACGAGGTTCTTCTGAGTCAAATGCTTGCAGAGCGTGGGCTTAGGATTGAACGGCAGGTCATTATCCCGATTCAGCTTGATGGGCTCTTCTTTAAGGAAGGCTTCAGGGCGGACATTATTGTGGAAAAAAAGGTGATCATTGAATTGAAGTCTGTAGAAAAAACATGTCCCGCCCACAACAAGCAGCTACTCACCTATTTAAAATTATCAGGAGTTAAACTTGGATTCCTTCTGAACTTCGGAGAACCCCGAATGAAAGACGGAATAACCCGCCTCATTAACGGGAGTCTTTAA
- the zwf gene encoding glucose-6-phosphate dehydrogenase, translated as MQEAEERHPFLEGLSRHRGAAPTILVIFGASGDLTARKLIPALFNLGLDSLLPSDFHLIGFGRKPIEDEAFRKIARESIEEFSRRPMDEELWGDIEPGIHYHSGGYDEAEVYRSLEKKIKGIESSAGREMQLVFYISTPPTVFEPIIENLGASGLSTHLVDGKPGAKVIIEKPFGRDLESARRLNQVIGRNFDESQVYRIDHYLGKETVQNLLVARFANAIFEPIWNREFVDCVQITVAESVGVGSRGGYYDESGALRDMIQNHTMQLLSLIAMEPPVSLDPESIRDEKVKVLKGIQPLALDPADKADVVRARYTEGLMSGKQVPGYLQEKNIPGDSSTETYAAMRLMINNWRWKGVPFYLRSGKRLARRVSEIAIQFKRPPGILFSESKKYDVAHNTLVIQVQPDEGMTLLTNSKVPGLETRTQPVKMHFRYAATFGSNTPEAYERLILDAMIGDSTLFIRGDETEASWKLMTPVLESWKSLGQHGLGAYAAGSWGPAEAERLLGMHGHEWRQTGI; from the coding sequence ATGCAAGAAGCTGAAGAACGACATCCTTTTCTGGAGGGCCTGAGCCGGCACCGCGGGGCCGCACCGACCATTCTCGTAATCTTCGGGGCCTCCGGCGACCTGACCGCGCGCAAGCTGATCCCGGCGCTGTTCAACCTCGGTCTGGACAGCCTGCTGCCGTCGGACTTCCATCTGATCGGTTTTGGCCGTAAGCCGATCGAGGATGAGGCATTCCGGAAAATCGCCCGGGAATCCATCGAGGAGTTCTCGCGTCGCCCGATGGATGAAGAGCTCTGGGGTGACATTGAACCAGGAATTCATTACCATTCCGGCGGGTACGATGAGGCTGAGGTGTATCGCTCCCTTGAGAAGAAAATAAAGGGCATTGAAAGCTCGGCTGGCCGGGAAATGCAGCTCGTATTCTATATCTCGACCCCGCCCACCGTTTTTGAACCGATTATCGAAAACCTTGGCGCCAGCGGCCTCTCGACCCATCTGGTCGATGGCAAACCGGGGGCCAAGGTCATCATTGAAAAGCCCTTTGGCCGGGATCTGGAATCGGCCCGGAGGCTGAATCAAGTGATCGGGAGGAATTTTGACGAATCCCAGGTGTATCGGATCGACCACTACCTTGGGAAGGAGACCGTCCAGAACCTCCTCGTGGCGCGCTTTGCCAACGCCATTTTTGAGCCTATCTGGAACCGGGAGTTTGTGGACTGCGTGCAGATCACGGTAGCTGAGTCGGTCGGGGTAGGGAGCCGTGGCGGTTATTATGACGAAAGCGGTGCCTTGCGGGACATGATCCAGAATCACACCATGCAGCTCCTGTCACTCATTGCCATGGAGCCACCAGTTTCGCTGGATCCCGAGTCGATTCGTGACGAAAAGGTGAAGGTCCTGAAGGGGATCCAACCCCTTGCGCTGGATCCGGCCGACAAGGCGGATGTCGTTCGGGCCCGCTATACGGAAGGCCTGATGAGCGGAAAACAAGTCCCCGGGTACCTGCAGGAGAAAAATATCCCGGGTGATTCCTCGACGGAGACGTATGCCGCGATGCGTTTGATGATCAACAACTGGCGTTGGAAAGGCGTTCCCTTTTATCTCCGCTCGGGCAAGCGATTGGCCCGGCGCGTATCGGAGATTGCGATACAATTCAAGCGACCGCCCGGTATCCTGTTTTCTGAGAGCAAAAAGTATGACGTGGCCCACAACACGCTCGTCATCCAGGTCCAACCGGACGAGGGAATGACCCTGCTCACGAATTCCAAGGTGCCCGGACTGGAAACCCGCACCCAGCCGGTGAAAATGCACTTCCGTTATGCGGCAACCTTTGGTTCCAACACCCCCGAAGCTTATGAGCGGCTGATCCTCGATGCAATGATTGGTGACAGTACCCTGTTTATCCGCGGGGATGAGACAGAGGCGTCGTGGAAGCTGATGACTCCCGTCCTCGAGTCATGGAAGAGCCTCGGACAGCATGGCCTTGGGGCGTATGCCGCGGGTTCATGGGGCCCTGCTGAGGCAGAGCGCCTCCTGGGAATGCACGGCCACGAATGGCGTCAAACGGGAATATAA
- a CDS encoding glucose-6-phosphate dehydrogenase assembly protein OpcA, producing the protein MKRLIDTLPGVFMSVDEVTDTLSHMWDTEAGAEGGRMDFRASQMNLILHFGLETSAAEALEQFNTAIVFAQKYPCRLVVLCPYSESDSEVKFEGKLFSQCYIGKHLRDVCCCEALILGYSPEQSDFLENQVSIWLESDLPIYHWLHRVPAERISKHYLGFFKRCRRVLYDGSVEGDVYDLIEWPDPDRVIDLTKARSLPLRQHLGQFISRFSPSELVDGLQTLNFRYSKSMRRMAMQLMGWHKTALSKCFDRPADIDSVILSLEPLSADDHDCCLRIDWQFADAEKTLKLDYNRSRKSGIIRTNLSSGQLEHPLHVEPLSAEAVLGEALFFG; encoded by the coding sequence ATGAAACGCTTGATCGACACATTGCCCGGAGTCTTCATGTCAGTGGATGAGGTGACAGATACCCTCAGCCACATGTGGGATACCGAGGCTGGGGCGGAGGGTGGTCGAATGGACTTCCGGGCCTCCCAGATGAATCTGATCCTGCATTTCGGCCTCGAAACCAGTGCCGCGGAAGCCCTTGAGCAGTTCAACACCGCAATTGTTTTCGCCCAGAAATATCCCTGCCGCCTGGTCGTCCTTTGCCCCTATTCGGAGAGTGACAGCGAGGTCAAGTTCGAGGGAAAGCTCTTTAGCCAGTGTTACATTGGCAAGCACCTGCGGGATGTATGTTGCTGTGAGGCCCTGATTCTGGGCTATTCTCCCGAGCAGTCGGATTTTCTGGAAAACCAGGTCTCGATCTGGCTTGAATCAGATTTGCCGATTTACCACTGGCTGCACCGCGTACCGGCAGAGCGTATTTCCAAACATTACCTTGGCTTTTTTAAACGTTGCCGGCGGGTTCTCTATGACGGAAGTGTCGAGGGGGATGTCTATGACTTGATTGAATGGCCTGATCCGGACCGCGTGATCGACCTTACCAAGGCTCGGTCCCTGCCTCTCCGGCAGCATTTGGGGCAGTTTATCAGCCGCTTTTCCCCGTCAGAGCTGGTCGACGGTCTCCAAACATTGAATTTTCGCTACAGCAAGAGCATGCGCCGAATGGCCATGCAGCTCATGGGCTGGCACAAGACCGCGCTTTCCAAGTGCTTCGACCGTCCTGCTGATATTGATTCAGTCATTTTATCATTGGAACCGCTTTCCGCGGATGACCATGACTGCTGCCTGCGAATCGATTGGCAGTTTGCCGATGCGGAAAAGACCCTCAAACTCGACTACAACCGGTCCCGCAAATCTGGAATCATCCGGACAAACCTTTCCTCCGGCCAACTGGAGCATCCCCTGCACGTGGAGCCACTTTCCGCGGAAGCCGTCCTTGGGGAAGCCCTTTTCTTCGGCTAA
- the pgl gene encoding 6-phosphogluconolactonase, producing the protein MRHENTPYGRLCIGSLPELYTRLVDHFETTAGSSGDAFTVGLTGGSTPKAFYEWAVASKALSDVVRRHAVWSVSDERMVPLSDSESNFGTADRQWLTPMGVAPERKFPWPVMVDPHSAAAAFQMRWQERFGSERAFDLCLLGMGDDGHTASIFPGSPLLIVDSGDYFAPVDVPGKGWRLSITPDGLAACGKIVVMVTGAAKAERLKAVLEGPEGVYPVQLLSRFSEKVEWLVDELAMA; encoded by the coding sequence ATGAGACACGAGAACACACCCTACGGTCGCCTTTGCATCGGCTCACTGCCAGAGCTTTACACACGCCTGGTCGATCATTTTGAAACGACCGCCGGCTCATCCGGGGATGCCTTCACGGTTGGTTTGACCGGAGGCTCCACGCCGAAGGCATTTTACGAATGGGCGGTTGCCAGCAAGGCCCTGAGCGATGTTGTTCGGCGCCATGCTGTCTGGTCAGTGAGCGATGAGCGGATGGTCCCACTGAGCGACTCCGAGAGCAATTTCGGGACGGCTGACCGGCAGTGGCTTACTCCAATGGGCGTGGCCCCCGAGCGCAAGTTTCCCTGGCCGGTAATGGTCGATCCGCACAGTGCCGCCGCGGCCTTCCAGATGCGCTGGCAGGAACGATTCGGCAGTGAGCGCGCCTTTGATTTGTGCCTCCTTGGGATGGGGGATGACGGACACACCGCATCAATCTTTCCCGGCAGTCCCTTGCTCATCGTCGATTCGGGCGACTATTTCGCCCCGGTGGATGTGCCCGGCAAGGGCTGGCGGCTCAGCATCACGCCAGATGGATTGGCTGCCTGCGGCAAAATTGTTGTCATGGTGACCGGTGCTGCCAAAGCGGAGCGCCTGAAGGCAGTCCTTGAGGGCCCGGAGGGTGTTTATCCCGTGCAGCTACTTTCTCGCTTTTCGGAAAAAGTTGAGTGGCTGGTGGACGAGTTGGCCATGGCCTGA